In Streptococcus gallolyticus subsp. gallolyticus DSM 16831, the sequence TAAAGATTAACAAGCCAATAGCAAGCAATGATAACACCGCACCAGCTATGTAATGCCATTGCGTTCCATTACCACCAGTATCAGGCAAGTCGTATTGCTTCTGAGCAGTATTCCTAATGGTAATCGTTGCAGAATCTGAAGCAATCGCCATATCAGCTGCTTCCTCAGTAGGAACAGCATTATTACTATTAGTGTAGCTAGTATCATAACCAGAAACAGCGTTCTCTTTAACGTAATAAGTATAAGTGACCGCATTGCCAGATGAATCCGTACCCGAAACAGGTAATTCTGTATAAGTTTTCGTCCAGTTATCATCATGACTTAACGTTTCCCCAGACTTATAAGTTGATTCGGTCGAAGTTCCGTCCTCTGCCGTTGCAACCTGAATCACATCATAAGTGATAGAACCATCAGAACGACTTGTTTCATCACCATCAGCCGTGAACCATTTCTTATTGACGGTTAAATCAATCGTCTTAATCTTTTCGTTTTCAACGTAAACTGAATCTGAAGTCTTGGCTAAGTTGACTGCACCGCTAAGAACACCTGTCGGTGTTATCGTATTCTCCGTATCGTAGTAGAAGTAATACTTACTTGAACTATCCGACAACTCATAACCTGACGGCGCAGTTGTCTCTTTGAAGTAATAGAAATTACCTTCTGTAAATGTTGACGGTAGGTTTGACTTCGTGATTGTAATGTGACCATTAGCATCCGTTGTATAGGTTGCAATGGCTTCATCATTGCTATCATCGTCATCACCGTCATATTTATAGACAGTAAACACCGCATTTGCCAAACCTAAACCATAGTTATCCGCATCAACCTTATTAATCGTATATGATTTTTCGGTATCAATTCCTGCATCAGTACCAATCTTCGACCATGCTACTTCAGTAGTTGTTCCAGTCGATCCATTACTAAGTCCTGATAAGGTAGCTGTATTGGTTGGCCAATACGTACTAGACGTATCTGGATTTTCTTTTGAAACAAGATAGTCATAGGCGAGCGTATAAGCTGTGGCATCTTTCAAGGTAACCGTCAAGGTACTTGTATAGGTTCCATAACCGTTATCCGTTAACGACACTTTCCATGACCATTCGCTTGTTGGAACTTCCTCACCACTATCAGCGTAGTAAAGTTTAACCGAGCTTTGGTTTAGTGCTACCGAAATGTCCGCACCATAAAACGTTAGAACGTCTGTCAAAGTCAGTTCATCCGTTCCGTCAACCAAGTCCTCAGCACTTGGATTAATGGATAAACTATAGTGCAAAGCACGATTGTTATTATCCCACGTACCAGTCTTAGTCATCGGAGTGGTTTCAGTTTTTTCTTTACCAATCGTTACATTCTGTGTCTGACTATCAGAACCATAATCTTGGTCACCGTCAACGATAACAGATACTGTATTGGTTAAGGTATCTGTTACAACTGTTCCTTCTTCAGGTAGGTCATTATAAGTCGTTGTAAAGGTTAACCAGAAATCGTTATTTCCACCAATATTATTCTTTAGTGTCTGACCGTCAGTCGTACTAAAGTTTAAGGTAACAACATTATCATCCGAAATACTACCAGTTAGGTCAATATTATACGTTCCCCAACCATTTTCACCACTGGTAATACTAGTACCACTGATAACGGCTGAAATTTATCCATAGTGTTGGCCATAAGTCAAACCAGTCAATGAAACAAGGGCTACACCATCACCGTCAACTGGTAACGTATCAGTAACAGTCATGCTTGTCGCATCATCACTCAAGTTAACCTTAACTTTCCATGTAATCACACCATCTGTGCTAGATTTCGTTGACGTTGCTGGGTTTTCATCACCATCCATTTTAACAACATTTGGATTGCTAGTATGGTGATAATCAACCTGGCTACTGTGATCCCCAGAAGTGATTGTATTTCTAAAATCTAATGTCGCTCCGTCACTCAACTTAGCTGTCGAAGCATACTCAAATGATACATTATCGGTTGACTCAAAATCAGACGTTAGTGTAATGACAAACTCTGTGTAATTAACACTATCATCCAAGTTTGCATAATCTGTATAAGACTCTGAAGACCGTTGTCTTGCTTTTAAGGTGAAATTCCCTTCACCAAAAATACTAACCAACTGCGTGTATAAATCTTCTAATTGTGATTTTGAATACCAATGAATCTCAGAATTCCGATTGTATGGTTCCATCAAAACATCAGTAAACGTCGTTCCTTTTTCAATCACTCCACTGTCAGGCATCGTGATTTCAGTTTTCCAATTAAGAACTTTGACATCAGAATCATCAGTATCTTCTTCACTCACAAAAGTCTTAGTCAAATCACCAGAACCTGGTACAGACGGGCTCGAAGAATCTTTTGTTTGATCATCAGTCGTTGTGGTATCACCGTCATCATCTAGGGTTACCGTATTTTTGACTTTAGAACTTGACCAACCAGTGTCACTCACATCTGTAGTGTAAGTGATAGTGTAGTTGTTAGTATTTTTTCCGTCTGAAACAGCATTAAATTTTATTTTAGAAACGTTACCAGAACTATCATACTGAATGGTGTAACCAGTATCGCTTGGAGAAATCTTCAAATCACTCGCTTCGCTAAGGAAACTATCTGTTAAAATAGCCCCTGCAATATCATTGCCATTAGGATTGACCGTGATTATCCAAGTGATTTTACCCGTGCTACTATCATATTTACCACTTTTCTTAACTTCATTTAGTTTTAAGTCAACACTTGTACTACTACTCGTCTCACGTTTATCACTATCGTCTTTAGAAACAGCATTGACAGTATTACTAACTTTCACGTCTTCACCAGCCGTTAAATCCGCAACTTTATAACGATAAGTGATTGTGTAGAAATGCCCAATTGCATTTCCGTCTGAATCCGTTCCACCACTTGTCAATTGATCCAAAGTTAGCGACCAAGTACCATTAGCCGTATCAAAAGTTGGACTTTTAGACACCGTCTCCGTGCTTGTAACGTTGCTTGTACTACCTGCATAAGTTGATTTTGTAATCGAAACATTATCAACAGAATCAATTGAAATACCAGAGGCTGTTAAAGTATCTGTTAAATCAATATTTCCAGGTGTTCCATACTTAGAATCTACCGTAATGGTATAAGTAATATACGGTGTATCTCCGTCGTATGAAACTGTACCAGTTTTTGATGTGGTTAAGTCGTAATTCTTTGTAATATCACTCGCTGGAATTTCAACTTTAACATCATCTGAATAAACAACAGTATACCCACCATCACTGGTCTTATGCTCTAAACCAAAGATTGCTTCATAATTAATATACCCTGTAGACTCAACCCCACTTCCCATTGATGACACGTAAGAATCGTCAAACGAAACCAAGATATAATATTTACCAGTTGACTCATCATAGTAAAATTTATATTTATAAGCTTCCGTACCATTACCATCACGACCAGTGTATTCTGTTCCGAGTGTAATGTCGGCACCAATTGAGGTATCATCTGGCAATGCGAGATAATAATTTTTTTCACTCGTCAAATCGGTTTGGTTAATCTTAAATGATAACTTTAATGAAATCGTCAATTCTTCCGTTGACAAGTCTTCTTGAACAGAGCTTTCGTCATAGCTGTATCCCGTCAAGTAATCTGAAAAGTCAGCATATGTGACATCTGCGACAGTATAGTTTGAAAAACTATCTGACTTAAAATCAACGCTTGTGACATTTTCTGAACTGTCTTGGTTAATCGTTGTATCAGTCTGTCCTGTGAGGTCCTCCACCTTATTGACATCATTGTCCACAAAGTGATAAAGCTTCCAGTTACCTCCGAGTTCAGAACTTGAAACGGCATTCTTAAAGGCGATTGAGACATTGACATCCTTACTTGGTTCAACTTCTTCACCACTTGCTGTGACAAACGAAATATCATATGTATAAGCTTGTGCCAAAGTTTGCTTTGTTTCACTCAAAACAGATGTCAGCTTGTCATTAATAGCGCTCGTATCTGATACTGAGCTGACTTTTAACGTAACAGGTTCTGAAAACGTATCATCCTCATACGTTACCGTCACCGTAACATCTGATGTTTCAGCACTTAAACTTCCTGCAGCGACAGAATCTGACGTTTCTGTCTCTGCTTCTGATGTCGTTGTGCTACTATCTGATGCTTCTGAACTTTCTGCTTGACTGCTTTCTTCTTGCAAATCTTCAGTAGTTGTTTCTTCCGAACTACTTACTGACTGAATAACAGAAGAACTGCTATCTGTACTAATTGTTAGCGCTGGCAAAATTAAAAGATAGGTTGTGCAAAAAACAATAGCAACCGATAATACTAAAGCAATTTTTGCAATAATACTATCTTGTACCCTCTTTTTTATCAGATTTGCTAGCTTAATCCCTAACTTCTTCATCCGACTCCTTTCTAAATAAATCTTTTTTCATTTATTCAATCGTTCCAATTCGTGTGAGCGGCCAAATTCTAAACGTTAGCTTGCCAACTAACTGTTCTTCACTCACAGT encodes:
- a CDS encoding SpaA isopeptide-forming pilin-related protein, which translates into the protein MTKTGTWDNNNRALHYSLSINPSAEDLVDGTDELTLTDVLTFYGADISVALNQSSVKLYYADSGEEVPTSEWSWKVSLTDNGYGTYTSTLTVTLKDATAYTLAYDYLVSKENPDTSSTYWPTNTATLSGLSNGSTGTTTEVAWSKIGTDAGIDTEKSYTINKVDADNYGLGLANAVFTVYKYDGDDDDSNDEAIATYTTDANGHITITKSNLPSTFTEGNFYYFKETTAPSGYELSDSSSKYYFYYDTENTITPTGVLSGAVNLAKTSDSVYVENEKIKTIDLTVNKKWFTADGDETSRSDGSITYDVIQVATAEDGTSTESTYKSGETLSHDDNWTKTYTELPVSGTDSSGNAVTYTYYVKENAVSGYDTSYTNSNNAVPTEEAADMAIASDSATITIRNTAQKQYDLPDTGGNGTQWHYIAGAVLSLLAIGLLIFKVYKRYQIGGHL